The Metabacillus sediminilitoris genome window below encodes:
- the melA gene encoding alpha-glucosidase/alpha-galactosidase, translating to MSKITFIGAGSTVFAKNVLGDCMFVPALAGFEFALFDIDEQRLKDSENMLKNLKNNYKCNVIIKSYSDRKEALRGAKYVINAIQVGGYKPSTVIDFEIPKKYGLQQTIADTIGIGGIFRALRTIPVMLDFAKDIEEVCPDALFLNYTNPMANLTGAMLRYTNVKTVGLCHSVQVCTEHLFRDLGMDHEGIEERIAGINHMAWLLEVKRDGEDLYPEIKRRAKEKQKTKHNDMVRYELMDKFGYYITESSEHNAEYHPYFIKSKYPELIEKFNIPLDEYPRRCISQIENWVSMREEMVNNSQLTHARSHEYGSRIIEAMETNVPFKFGGNVLNTGRLISNLPENAVVEVPCVVDRNGILPTYIGSLPEQLAALNRTNINTQLLTIEAAITGKREHVYHAAMLDPHTSAELSMDEIISMCDELIEAHGKWLPQFTEIGTKVYVR from the coding sequence ATGTCAAAAATCACATTTATCGGAGCAGGAAGCACTGTATTTGCAAAAAATGTACTAGGCGATTGTATGTTTGTTCCAGCGTTAGCAGGATTTGAATTTGCCTTATTTGATATTGATGAGCAACGTCTAAAAGATTCAGAGAACATGTTAAAAAATTTAAAAAATAACTACAAATGTAATGTGATAATCAAATCATATTCTGATCGAAAAGAAGCGTTACGTGGTGCAAAATATGTGATCAATGCGATACAAGTTGGTGGCTATAAACCTAGTACAGTCATAGATTTCGAGATTCCTAAAAAGTACGGTTTACAGCAAACAATTGCTGATACAATTGGAATTGGCGGGATTTTCCGAGCGCTTCGTACCATTCCGGTTATGTTGGATTTTGCAAAGGATATTGAAGAGGTTTGTCCTGATGCACTTTTCTTAAATTACACAAATCCGATGGCAAATTTAACAGGAGCAATGCTTCGCTATACAAATGTGAAAACAGTTGGTTTATGTCATAGTGTTCAAGTTTGTACAGAGCATCTTTTCAGGGACTTAGGAATGGATCATGAAGGAATTGAAGAGAGAATCGCTGGGATTAACCATATGGCATGGCTGTTGGAGGTGAAGCGAGATGGCGAGGATCTTTATCCAGAAATCAAACGCCGAGCAAAGGAAAAGCAAAAAACAAAACATAATGATATGGTTCGTTACGAACTAATGGATAAATTTGGATACTATATCACTGAGTCTTCTGAACACAATGCAGAGTATCACCCGTATTTCATTAAAAGCAAATATCCTGAGCTTATTGAGAAGTTTAATATTCCTCTTGATGAATATCCGCGTCGTTGTATATCACAAATTGAAAATTGGGTGTCGATGCGAGAAGAAATGGTGAACAACAGTCAACTTACACATGCTAGATCACATGAATATGGTTCAAGAATAATTGAAGCAATGGAAACGAACGTCCCGTTTAAATTTGGCGGAAATGTGCTAAACACCGGTCGCTTAATCAGCAATCTTCCGGAAAACGCAGTTGTAGAGGTGCCATGTGTTGTCGATCGCAATGGTATTTTGCCAACCTACATTGGAAGTCTTCCAGAACAATTAGCTGCACTTAACAGAACGAATATTAATACACAATTATTAACAATCGAAGCAGCTATTACTGGAAAAAGAGAGCATGTGTACCATGCTGCGATGCTTGATCCTCATACGAGTGCAGAGCTGTCTATGGATGAAATTATCTCTATGTGTGATGAGTTAATTGAAGCACATGGCAAATGGTTGCCGCAGTTTACAGAGATTGGTACGAAGGTTTATGTGAGATAG
- a CDS encoding carbohydrate ABC transporter permease, giving the protein MEYLNKKKKHLLTGVSILVLLFHIIPFYIMATTALKAKGDFSSKWVFPKELNFQNFSEAWQTANLGPSFINTLIITGCSAVLLIFFGSMAAYPMARRKTTLNKIFYFVFIAIMIIPPLTALVPLYKMVVNIGMMNTYEVAILNNVAAFMPLTIFLYAGFIRSTIPKELEEAAKIDGASTLGTFFRIVFPLLKPVTASVLIIACVFIWNDYQFAIFFLQDKSMHTVTVSLASFFGQNQNHLNLVAAAAILAMLPMTILFLFLQKYFIAGLSSGSVKG; this is encoded by the coding sequence ATGGAATATCTTAATAAGAAAAAGAAACACTTGTTAACAGGTGTATCTATCCTAGTGTTGTTATTCCATATCATTCCCTTTTATATTATGGCCACAACCGCTTTAAAAGCAAAAGGTGATTTTAGTTCGAAGTGGGTCTTTCCTAAGGAATTGAATTTTCAGAACTTCTCAGAGGCGTGGCAAACAGCGAATTTAGGTCCATCTTTTATAAATACACTGATTATCACGGGATGCTCAGCCGTTTTATTAATTTTCTTTGGATCAATGGCAGCTTATCCAATGGCGCGCCGCAAGACAACATTAAATAAAATCTTTTATTTCGTGTTTATTGCGATCATGATTATCCCGCCTTTAACTGCATTGGTGCCATTGTATAAAATGGTCGTAAATATTGGCATGATGAATACATATGAGGTCGCTATTTTGAATAACGTGGCCGCTTTTATGCCATTAACGATCTTTTTATATGCAGGGTTTATCCGCTCAACGATTCCAAAGGAGTTAGAAGAGGCAGCAAAAATAGATGGGGCTAGTACGCTAGGAACTTTCTTCCGAATCGTGTTTCCGTTGCTTAAGCCGGTAACAGCTTCTGTACTCATTATTGCTTGTGTATTCATTTGGAATGATTATCAATTTGCCATTTTCTTCTTACAGGATAAATCGATGCATACGGTTACTGTTTCATTAGCGAGTTTCTTTGGTCAAAATCAAAATCACTTAAACCTGGTTGCAGCCGCTGCGATCTTAGCAATGCTGCCAATGACGATTTTATTCTTATTTTTACAAAAATATTTTATAGCAGGACTATCCTCTGGATCTGTTAAAGGATAA